The segment agataaatttatcttAGGTTATGTTGAGTGTATTATTCGTTCAAACAATtatacttctttttttttttaatttttaaaagttaattcagtttccatttatttttcaaattaaatttatagaTAACATAATAAATTTTTTGTTCATACGATTATTGTTTCAGCATCCCTCCCTCCTAAACTCATATCCCTAAATCCTTTCAacatttaatatccaaatctcAACTCAAGCACTGCTTAtccaaacaaaaacaaaaacaaactcAAATCCCTAATTCAGCCaaactctttctttcttttattattattattattcaatcaTGGCAAATGCAAACTTTCATTTGGTTGGTCAAAATTTGATGGCTATCTTCTCAACCAGTGATGAATGGATCTATAGATCTTCTTTAAACTTCAGCTTGCATAGTAGATTTAAACGTATTTTCCATGGAGAATGATATCGGTTCTACATTTGCATAAGATTGAGGGTCAGTTCTTCATTGCTTttgaaaagtatttttgaaaagtGTTATGGAAAAGTACTTTTGACAAGTATTTTTGAGAAGtgctttaaaaaaatttaagtgtttgatattgttgtcaaaaagtgcttttgaaaagtaaaatgtctattttagacatgatattataaagtaacaaatatgtatttaaataatgttcaaattagttaatattatgatattttagtaaaaatataaaaaaataatttattataacttattattaatattttaatatataatattaattttaaatatttctaaataattaatattaattatttattaaatttaattagaatatataaactatatttaaatatttaaatataataattaaatatttgtaattagatattgacacaattatattattttaaaaatatttttatttttaattaatgcttttaacacatttgtaaaaaTCATATTAAATAACCAAGAAAGAGAACACAAAATAATAGCATCAAACACATTTTAAGTCAAAAGTAAGgttaaaaggtaaaataatagccaaaagtgctttttggatgaaaaaactaaaatttactgTTTTTTTCATCTCTAAAAAAGCTCATCCCAAAAGTTAAAAAAGTTGTCCCAATGATATATATTCTTCATtgcttttaagaaaaaaatatttttttttagaaaaagttcATCCCAAAAGCAACGGAGAACACATCCTGAATGGTTTGATGAAGATGAAGGAGAGAGATTGTGGGTGAGGAAAGagagaataaaaaaataatttaatttaaatttaatatattaatttcatgctttgattggCTCTACATGTTGACTTTTGTTTTTTTTAGTTGTTGATTCAAATGATTCATCCAATTGATAGaaataaaattaatagatgataCAAAGGTAAAAGATTAAGTTAATTAAAAGTGAAATAATGTTTAAAATTAGGCATAGTCGTTCTTTAATCtataaataataagataataCATTTCAATATATTcaattcatatattttatattaataataatatttatgtcaATTAAATtaagacttaatcaaatttaaattttcattgcTAAATATTTTAGAAGTGGAAATTAAAATTAAGCAGTAATtgttatatacataaaatataaaatgggGAAATGATTGAGAAGGAGATAGTAGAAGCAGAAAAAGAATAAAGGCAGTTATAATAAAACTTTAAACTTTCTAAGTCAACTTTTAAGTAATAAAATAGGAGTAGTAGAATAGAATATACTtcacataatataatataatatgccCCATTCCTAGAGTAAAAGTGAAATTCCCCCTTGGTCAGCCTTAGCCTTGCATGACTTATGATCTCGAGGCACTAGCACCATCATCATCATCGTCGTTGATCAGTATGTGATCACCCAGTCACCATCAACATGATAATCCATGACTTAGAAAATGTCAAGAATCTCGAGGATTGAACGGTTGCAGAGGGGACAACGCCCTCGATTCAACCACAGTTCCCTTGAACACATCCTGCAAAAAGTGTGTCCACATGGGATAAACGCCGCACCTTTCTTCCTCCCCATGCACACGCAGCACATTGAATCATTCCCAATCTGCGCGCCACCTTTCCCCTCCTCTTCTTCCTCCTCCAACAGCCTCATCAACGACACCCTAATCGGAGTCCCAGGCGCTCTAATCCCCACGTCACCTCCCTCCCGTGCCGGCAATGCCCGAAAATGTCTCTCCGCTGCTAAAGCCTCCGCCAGATTCATGCCCGACGAAACGGGAGCCCGGTTAATGCAACCTAGATCCGGGTTGTGACCTGGGTCTACTCGTCCTTCAGCTCCAACAACACCGTTGTCCGTGACGCTCATTTCCGTTGACCCAAAACCCCATGCGGTCCCACAACAACCCATGACTTTAAATCCTAGCCGTTCCTTGAAACTCCTCCATCTCCTCCTTTCCCTATCTACACCGTCCATTTGTTCTCTAAGAAATCTCAGGATTGTTCTTGCTTCCCTCTCCCGCTGCAATGATTCCTGCAACAACGCACTGAGTTGACTCATATTTTTTTTTAGTAATTAACACGAATACGGCAAATGCAAAGAAAACCCAGAAAACAACTAGGAAGCCAACAAAGAAGAATATAAaaagaataaggtgttttaaGCAAAGGGAAAAAAGAGTGTGAAGATTGTTAAGAAGGAGGCATACGTACAGCATGGAAGTCCCGTGAGCTTATTACTCGAAAAACAAACAATTAAGAGAATCCCACCTCTGGCATTGACTCACACTGCTGAAAATGACAGAATTAAACAAAATGGGTACTACATAAAACTGGTTCCCCAGAGTTTGTACTTTAGAGCTTACCGCTCCTCCCTCATTGCCAACGGTATGAAGCTTTCCAAATTTCCGTTAGGAACACGGAGATGGggcaagaaagaaagaaagaaagaaagaaagaaatgagGAGTGGGAAGTGAGGAGGGTTGCTTATGGGGGGAATGGCTTTTGTTGGAGTTGGTGGGTGTTTAGTTTTGGAATTTGATTAGTTTCTAATTGGTTGGGTTTAATTATTCAGATTGGACTAATTTTGGTTTTTGTCGTTCGCCGGCCAAAAAACCAAGTCAAAGGGTTGCTGCAACCGACGTCTCCGTTTGCCAAGTGTTTCATTTTGCATGAAAATTCCTTTTCTGCTATCCTTTTCGTTTGTTAGCTTTTTGAAACAAACAAAACCTtcttattctaaatatttaagttttggaTAACTtggatttaattataaaattaattagataTACAACATGGGAATAAATTAAGTTGAAAtcttgaataaataaataaacattgcTTCTGCATGCATTTTTATCAAGTAAAGCTAATTTCCCTGAGTTTGTGCAATGCATGGAAGTGATACTCCTTCCACTCTCAgacaattatatatttatattaaaacgaAATAGTCCAAATTAACTCTCTCTGTCTCTCTATATACAGATAATAAACAATCAGGCTATCAGTTTCCAATGAGGTGGAGCTCATATGAGCTGCAAAACCTCTTCTTCCGGGTGTGAGAGATTGATGAATTTTTAAAAGAGAACTGAAAATAATAAGTCTTGCCCCCATGCAATAGTCCAAATCTCTACAGGTCAAGTCAAATAAAAAACAAAGAATGATTGGTGCATCAAGTCTGCAATGCATTATTTATCCATCGacatggaagccaccgaagaccAAACACAAAGACATCTCTGTTTATCTCTCGCCAATATTCCTCCTTCCTACCTCACCATATGGCCCACAATTGCAATTTTCAAACCCTCACGCTGCGAGTAGTATAATCCCATGCCACGAAAATTTGAGATTTCACCATATAAATATACATTTGTAAACATCTAAATTTATATTTGCGAGTAGGCAGAGCTGGAGAAGGAAGAAGGGTGTCTAGAGTCTTTAGACAAGTTTTGCTACTACTCGGGTCACAAAGGTCTTCATGGGTTGGAAAAGCctgatttcaaaaaaaattttgtccgagtgaaaacacctaaatgatccatttaacagttttaaaataataaaatatttttattcaaatttaaatttaaattgaattacaaaaatatataaatatcaatATAATTGATAAATTTTTGGAATAATGAAGTAGGTTGGGCCGATCCAAGgtttaaaaaactaaaccaaatcCAACTCACAGGCTGCACAACCCATAAACCCCTCTTGtaacaaaataaatttcaaaaaaacaCATTTTCTTCTCTATGAATACTGATCCTAACTTGAGCTCATTAGCTAGCTAATTTATGGCCTTTGATTGGAGAAAATATCAGTTGGTCCATAAGCAACGAGCTAAAAACCAAAATTTGGAGCGATACATGAATTGAAACCTTTGAATGATCATCAAACTGATGGATAAAGGGGAGAGGAGAACCTTCGTGTTAATGAATACCATGGTTGCTAGCATTGAGGATTGGAATTCGAGGATAAATTGAATCATTTTGCTGTTCTTGCAATAGCGGGAAATCAACCCACCAAGTGAGAATGTAGGCCTAGTTATTTGTACCTGGCGTTGATCTGAGTAATGGACGTTTTTCAACAACTGATGCTTATAAATTTTTAACCAAGAATCTGGGAGCAGCCTAATAAGTTATGGCAACTAATATGGGGGAGTAAAAGTCCACATCGTGTTAAGCAATTTATGTGGCTAGTGCTTAAAGGTAAGCTTCTCGCAAATGTCAAAAGGAATCGACGGTAACTCACTGACGATGCTCCGTGCAAGATTTGTGGAGACAACCATGAATCAACCCTCCACGTGACCCGAGCTTGTCCCATGCAGCCAGCATATGGAGGAAAGTTGCGCCTCAAGATAGaactttcagtttttttttttaaattttatttcttcACTACTCGATTGGGTTAGTGAGAACATTCAAAAATACTCACAATATTATGTTTGATAATTTGAATTGGACACACTCTTTTGTATTCTTTGCTGGAAAATATGGAATCAAAGAAATTTGCTTGTGTTTAGAAGAGACCATTATGGTTCCTATAACACTCTTGCGCAAGGCATTGCTAGCTTAGGCAAAGTCAGTGTTCAACAGTAGTATTACGAGCAGCCACCAGGCTGTTAAAACTGTAAAGCTTGTACCTTGTTGGCTGGTTAGCTCATGCATTTGGTTGGAAGAAATTGAATACAGATGAAGCATTGAAGGGTATTGACTTGAGAGACTCCTCAGGCCGATGGTTAATGAGATACAATCCAAACACTGGTTCTTGTTCAGTTACTAAGTTGGAATTATGGGCTTGCATTTGAGATGGGTTTTTTTCACTGGGAATCCATATGCCGAATGAGAAGAATGCTCTGGTTAGGAGTATTAACAAACTATGCATTTAACTAACTGTAATATAAATGTTCTTAAACCTTATGTAGTAACTGCTGCATAGTTTTGTGCTGTTAGAGCAAAGTAGGTAAAAGAAATCATAAATTATATATTCAAGTGTGTGATATTAAAATTATGCAGATGATTGAAATCTGATTTGATAACAAAATTGCATCATCCCCATCTCTCCTTATCAGCATTTATGCTAAGTCCACTGCTACAAATTATAGCCCTGAATGTCCACCTACTCACATCACTTCCAAATTCAACACACTATGAAAGCGCCCCTAAAACTGAAGCACCAAATTCCTTATAAAGTCTGTTGCTTCGGTCAGAAGGACTGCTCTGCTGACAAAGATTTACCCTAAATATGCTACACCCATTGATTGAACATTAATTGAAAACTTGACTTGTCTACCCAATCTCGTTTTCTATTTTCTCTCCAAACATTTAAATCTTTTTCAGTTTTGTAATTGTAGATCTATTAAACGTTATTATCAATAATAATTAGATATTTTTTCTgacttttcttttttcaaaaaaaaaaaagaaaaagaaaaattctaGAATCCCCTGTCATTTTGTCTTAGTATACCAATCATATAACCGGTTTCAACTTTCAATTCAAAGGAATAGGTTGGGAGAGAGATATTTTAGAGTTAGAAGCTTCGAGAAGTGGTTTTCACGCCAATAAGGCTCACTTGCCATTGCAATTTGCCGACACATCACAAGTTACTGAA is part of the Gossypium arboreum isolate Shixiya-1 chromosome 5, ASM2569848v2, whole genome shotgun sequence genome and harbors:
- the LOC108452406 gene encoding uncharacterized protein LOC108452406 isoform X1, producing MLYESLQREREARTILRFLREQMDGVDRERRRWRSFKERLGFKVMGCCGTAWGFGSTEMSVTDNGVVGAEGRVDPGHNPDLGCINRAPVSSGMNLAEALAAERHFRALPAREGGDVGIRAPGTPIRVSLMRLLEEEEEEGKGGAQIGNDSMCCVCMGRKKGAAFIPCGHTFCRMCSRELWLNRGRCPLCNRSILEILDIF
- the LOC108452406 gene encoding uncharacterized protein LOC108452406 isoform X2 encodes the protein MDGVDRERRRWRSFKERLGFKVMGCCGTAWGFGSTEMSVTDNGVVGAEGRVDPGHNPDLGCINRAPVSSGMNLAEALAAERHFRALPAREGGDVGIRAPGTPIRVSLMRLLEEEEEEGKGGAQIGNDSMCCVCMGRKKGAAFIPCGHTFCRMCSRELWLNRGRCPLCNRSILEILDIF